A single region of the Blattabacterium sp. (Cryptocercus kyebangensis) genome encodes:
- the trxA gene encoding thioredoxin, whose translation MIQEINDENFEKVVLESDKPILVDFWAPWCAPCRTLSAILKDLYIEYKEKAIVFQLNVDNNPKISSKYGIRSIPTLFFFKNGEKKDMHIGVASKEEIRKKLDSLIKIQ comes from the coding sequence ATGATACAAGAAATAAACGATGAGAACTTTGAAAAAGTTGTTCTTGAATCGGATAAACCTATTTTAGTAGATTTTTGGGCTCCATGGTGTGCTCCATGTAGAACTTTATCTGCTATATTAAAAGATCTATACATAGAGTATAAAGAAAAAGCTATTGTTTTCCAGTTAAATGTAGATAACAATCCAAAAATTTCTTCTAAATATGGAATAAGAAGTATTCCGACCCTGTTTTTTTTTAAAAACGGAGAAAAAAAAGATATGCATATTGGAGTCGCCTCTAAAGAGGAGATAAGAAAAAAATTAGATTCTTTAATAAAAATTCAATAA
- the ribB gene encoding 3,4-dihydroxy-2-butanone-4-phosphate synthase: protein MIIVVDNENRENEGDFIVAAEKVTPKIVNFLITHGRGLVCVSLTEEKCDQLELKMMVKNNTDPRKTAFTVSVDVRGYGVSTGISVFDRAKTILALVHEDNPESFNKPGHIFPLRAKKGGVLERPGHTEAAIDITRLSGCTPGGVLVEILNKNGSMARLPQLIQLSQKFHMKIISIENLIKYNK, encoded by the coding sequence ATGATTATTGTGGTTGATAATGAAAACCGTGAAAATGAAGGGGATTTCATTGTTGCAGCAGAAAAAGTAACCCCTAAAATTGTAAATTTTCTGATCACTCATGGAAGAGGGTTGGTTTGTGTTTCCTTAACAGAGGAAAAATGTGATCAATTAGAACTTAAAATGATGGTAAAAAATAACACAGATCCTAGAAAAACGGCTTTTACGGTATCTGTAGATGTACGAGGATATGGAGTTAGCACAGGAATATCTGTTTTCGATAGAGCAAAGACTATACTAGCACTAGTCCATGAAGATAACCCAGAATCCTTTAACAAACCAGGTCATATTTTTCCTCTTCGAGCAAAAAAAGGGGGAGTCCTAGAAAGACCAGGACATACAGAAGCTGCGATTGATATAACCAGATTATCAGGATGTACGCCTGGAGGTGTTTTAGTAGAAATTCTTAATAAAAACGGATCTATGGCGCGTCTTCCACAATTAATTCAATTGTCTCAAAAATTTCATATGAAAATTATTTCCATAGAAAATCTCATCAAATATAATAAATAA
- a CDS encoding LptF/LptG family permease translates to MLKLKKLDLYMIRLFIVPFLVIFFSVIFVFIVQFFWSKIDELTGKNINIFIILKFIFYFGITIVPLVTPVTILLTSIMTYGEVSENQELIAIKSSGISLFRIMKPILVLTLLLSVGLYFFSDYAIPRAKRKAKKLGYQISVANPSLKLKEGMFVNIFPDLFIKIDKQSGKDKNYLNGIFIFFYEKNLFINTILAKKGILIPNREDGSFRIKLINGFFYSDHHYEKKGPSYQIVQFDTLIQYFKIPLIEEKIKKLEDYDSYQTFDTINLIEKINFLKKEKNKFYSEFKKENYDFLFLKKKLEKISNNRSTILYRIMIDRLSFLIEKLQHQKKFLKKRKIYLAKYQLELQKKFTFPVTCIIMFLTGAPIGALIRKGGIGLPTIMAITIFIIYHTLLTITQNKGEKADIYPWISAWIPNFTFFPISIWITYKTVMDDF, encoded by the coding sequence ATGTTAAAACTAAAAAAACTGGATCTATATATGATTCGTTTATTTATAGTTCCTTTTTTAGTCATTTTTTTTTCGGTTATTTTTGTATTTATCGTTCAATTCTTTTGGAGTAAAATTGATGAATTAACAGGAAAAAATATTAATATTTTCATCATCCTAAAATTTATATTTTATTTTGGTATTACGATAGTTCCTTTAGTCACTCCTGTTACTATATTGTTAACTTCTATCATGACTTATGGAGAAGTTTCAGAAAACCAAGAACTTATAGCCATTAAATCTTCTGGAATTTCCCTTTTTAGGATTATGAAACCTATTTTAGTTTTAACATTACTCCTTTCCGTAGGTTTATATTTTTTCTCTGATTATGCCATTCCAAGAGCAAAAAGAAAAGCAAAAAAATTAGGTTATCAAATTTCAGTAGCCAATCCCTCTTTAAAGTTAAAGGAAGGAATGTTTGTGAACATTTTTCCAGATCTTTTCATAAAGATAGATAAACAATCAGGAAAAGATAAAAATTATCTGAATGGAATATTCATTTTTTTTTATGAAAAAAATTTATTTATCAATACTATTCTTGCTAAAAAAGGAATTTTGATACCAAATAGAGAAGATGGGTCTTTTCGAATCAAACTAATTAATGGGTTTTTTTATAGTGACCACCATTATGAAAAAAAAGGACCCTCTTATCAAATCGTCCAATTTGATACTTTAATTCAATATTTTAAAATACCTTTGATAGAAGAAAAAATAAAAAAATTAGAGGATTATGATTCTTATCAAACTTTTGATACAATCAATTTGATCGAAAAAATTAATTTTTTAAAAAAAGAAAAGAATAAATTTTATTCTGAATTTAAGAAGGAAAATTACGATTTTCTTTTTTTAAAAAAAAAATTGGAAAAAATTTCAAATAATAGATCTACTATCCTATATAGGATAATGATAGATCGTTTATCCTTTTTGATAGAAAAACTTCAACATCAAAAAAAATTTCTGAAAAAAAGAAAAATATATTTAGCAAAGTATCAATTAGAATTGCAAAAAAAATTTACATTTCCAGTAACATGCATTATAATGTTTCTTACTGGAGCTCCAATAGGAGCTCTTATACGAAAAGGAGGAATTGGTTTACCAACTATTATGGCTATAACCATATTCATCATTTATCATACTTTACTTACCATTACACAAAATAAAGGAGAGAAAGCTGATATTTATCCATGGATAAGTGCTTGGATTCCAAATTTTACTTTTTTTCCTATAAGTATATGGATTACTTATAAAACTGTAATGGATGATTTTTAA
- a CDS encoding DNA translocase FtsK 4TM domain-containing protein translates to MYKNFTKKKEKNIIETVLGLFLLGNSLFLFLSFFSFIFHWKNDQSQINQLFDKDIVAENLLGKIGATLSHYFIHCGIGISSFFFPIFLFITGLKILFGGRLILNIYKFITYKFLFFSIWIPITFYLIFPNYGILSGIFGFEIGNFLISLFGKVGLGILVFTILLLYSVIIFRHIKNTKKLKKEKEKTCKENKGGLLKLFHNLKKKFFNYEKYEKKEYAIDNPPFFINLKEKKRRIDIPILSSAISLHEEKKEKYLEKDNKKKIIQILNYYKIGIDKIKYTIGPNITLYEIFPKVGVRISKIKNLENEIALNLSSLSIRIIAPIPGKGSIGIEVPNNQPTTVYMKNILSSEESFKKSSNMELPISLGKTVFNEIFIVDLTKMPHLLIAGSTGQGKSVGLNSMIVFLLCKKNPEEIKFILIDPKKVELSIYKKISKSYFAMLPNSKDPIITNIYEVKNILNSLCKEMDQRYDLLEKSMVRNIKEYNRKYEKKYHLPYIILIIDEFADLSLSFQQKKIEIYITRLAQLARAVGIHLIIATQRPSVDVITGLIKSNFTARISFRVSSKIDSRTILDCTGAEQLIGRGDLLFSNKNELIRLQCPFIDLSDLQKIISFYGRKNLKKNEYFFLPYPDEK, encoded by the coding sequence ATGTACAAAAATTTTACGAAAAAAAAGGAAAAAAATATTATTGAAACTGTTTTGGGTCTTTTTTTATTAGGGAATAGCCTATTCTTATTTTTAAGCTTTTTTTCTTTTATTTTTCATTGGAAAAATGATCAAAGTCAAATTAACCAACTCTTTGATAAAGATATAGTAGCAGAAAATTTACTTGGAAAAATAGGAGCCACTCTCTCTCACTATTTTATACACTGTGGAATAGGAATTAGTTCCTTTTTTTTTCCAATATTCTTGTTCATAACAGGGTTAAAAATCCTTTTTGGAGGAAGACTTATACTAAATATTTATAAATTCATAACATATAAATTTTTATTTTTTAGCATATGGATCCCAATAACCTTTTATCTAATTTTTCCTAATTATGGAATATTAAGTGGTATTTTTGGTTTTGAAATAGGAAATTTTTTGATCAGTTTATTTGGAAAAGTAGGATTAGGGATCCTAGTATTTACTATTTTATTACTTTATTCCGTAATCATATTTCGTCATATAAAAAATACTAAAAAATTAAAAAAAGAAAAGGAAAAAACTTGCAAAGAAAATAAGGGTGGCCTACTCAAACTATTCCATAATTTAAAAAAAAAATTTTTCAATTATGAAAAATATGAAAAAAAGGAATATGCTATTGATAATCCTCCATTTTTTATTAATCTTAAAGAAAAAAAAAGAAGGATAGATATCCCTATTTTATCTTCTGCTATTTCTCTTCATGAAGAAAAAAAAGAAAAATATCTAGAAAAAGATAATAAAAAAAAAATCATACAAATACTTAACTATTATAAAATAGGAATAGATAAAATAAAGTACACTATAGGACCTAATATCACTTTGTACGAAATATTTCCTAAGGTAGGTGTACGAATTTCAAAAATAAAAAATTTAGAAAATGAGATAGCTTTAAATTTATCTTCTTTAAGTATAAGAATTATAGCTCCCATACCTGGTAAAGGGTCTATTGGAATAGAAGTTCCCAATAATCAACCTACTACCGTATATATGAAAAATATCCTTTCTTCAGAAGAAAGTTTCAAGAAAAGTAGCAATATGGAACTTCCCATTTCCTTAGGAAAAACCGTATTTAATGAAATTTTTATTGTAGATCTAACAAAAATGCCTCATTTGCTTATAGCAGGATCAACTGGACAAGGAAAATCCGTAGGATTAAATTCTATGATTGTATTCTTATTATGTAAAAAAAATCCAGAAGAAATAAAATTTATTTTGATTGATCCAAAAAAAGTAGAATTATCTATTTACAAAAAAATTTCTAAATCTTATTTTGCGATGTTGCCTAATTCCAAAGACCCTATTATTACAAACATATATGAAGTAAAAAATATATTAAATTCTTTATGCAAAGAAATGGATCAACGATATGATCTTTTGGAAAAATCTATGGTAAGAAATATTAAAGAATACAATAGAAAATATGAAAAAAAATATCATTTACCTTATATTATCTTAATTATTGATGAATTTGCAGATTTAAGTCTTTCTTTTCAACAAAAAAAAATAGAAATATATATTACCCGTTTAGCACAGTTAGCCCGTGCTGTAGGTATTCATTTGATTATTGCTACACAACGTCCATCGGTAGATGTGATTACTGGATTAATTAAATCTAATTTTACCGCAAGAATTTCCTTTAGAGTTAGTTCTAAAATAGATTCTAGAACAATACTAGATTGTACAGGAGCGGAACAACTAATTGGAAGAGGAGACCTTTTATTTTCCAATAAAAATGAATTAATACGGTTACAATGTCCTTTCATAGATCTATCAGATCTTCAAAAAATAATTTCTTTTTATGGAAGAAAGAACTTAAAAAAAAACGAATACTTTTTTTTACCGTATCCGGATGAAAAATGA
- a CDS encoding porin, which produces MKKIKTIFFLLLLVFFYPLYGIHSEIKKEEILKKNIEKHEDRNFNMYIDFISSIYSKVEKEVFDGGIFSEESLKLDLIGKANENIDYRFVKKINMYPESNRIDKKIMDIAYLKCKLNDQLSFLIGKQPISFGSMEYNSKYLQVYQYPDIYKNEDNPVGINFIYTPKKNQEFRFQIVNNLNKENNFFKKGRNPMGYSLNWNWNLFHKKIQNRWSYSIFQEKEPDHFWKVLALGSKLDLKPVSMESDYILSDEDIEKNGNLTKIFRSITKDYQDFASIKYGTYFLKVKYNFIPRWNLFAKGVYEIGRSKKEIKQIIVKDQLFKKGYTYYGGIEYQPIKHNEDLSLYFLYQRKYVKYMDKIKQENKNNHFISLGLSYRVKLL; this is translated from the coding sequence ATGAAAAAAATAAAAACTATCTTTTTTCTTCTTCTTTTAGTTTTTTTTTATCCTTTGTATGGGATACATAGCGAAATAAAAAAAGAAGAAATATTAAAAAAAAACATAGAAAAACATGAGGATCGTAATTTTAACATGTATATAGATTTTATTAGTAGTATTTATTCTAAAGTTGAAAAAGAGGTTTTTGATGGTGGAATTTTTTCTGAAGAATCTTTGAAATTAGACTTGATAGGAAAGGCAAATGAAAATATTGATTATCGTTTTGTAAAAAAAATTAATATGTATCCTGAATCTAATAGGATTGATAAAAAAATAATGGATATAGCTTATTTGAAATGCAAATTAAACGATCAACTATCTTTTTTGATAGGGAAACAACCAATTTCTTTTGGAAGTATGGAATATAATTCAAAATATCTTCAGGTCTATCAGTATCCAGATATATACAAAAACGAGGATAATCCTGTTGGGATAAATTTTATTTATACTCCAAAAAAAAATCAGGAATTTCGATTTCAAATTGTAAATAATTTGAATAAGGAAAATAATTTCTTTAAAAAAGGAAGGAATCCTATGGGATATTCTTTGAATTGGAATTGGAATTTATTCCATAAAAAAATCCAAAATAGATGGTCATATTCTATTTTTCAAGAGAAGGAACCGGATCACTTTTGGAAAGTTTTAGCATTGGGAAGTAAATTAGATTTAAAACCTGTTTCTATGGAATCAGATTATATATTGAGTGATGAAGATATAGAAAAAAATGGAAATTTGACAAAAATTTTTCGTTCCATTACCAAGGATTATCAGGATTTTGCCTCTATAAAATATGGGACTTACTTCCTTAAAGTTAAGTATAACTTTATTCCAAGATGGAACTTGTTTGCTAAAGGAGTGTATGAAATAGGAAGATCTAAAAAAGAAATTAAGCAAATTATTGTAAAAGATCAATTATTCAAAAAGGGATATACTTATTATGGGGGTATAGAATACCAACCTATTAAACATAATGAGGATCTCAGTTTATATTTTTTATATCAAAGAAAATATGTAAAATATATGGATAAGATTAAACAAGAAAATAAAAATAATCATTTTATTTCTTTAGGATTGAGTTATCGTGTGAAGTTACTTTAA
- a CDS encoding 5'-3' exonuclease H3TH domain-containing protein, with product MNNKKLFLIDTYTILYQGYYAYIKNPLCTSKGLNTSPILNFTYLLIKILNEEKPSYMAAIFDSSKQTIRKKEYHKYKAHRKKTPKDISISIPYIINILKSFSVSFFYAKYGYEADDLIGTIANKAEKKGYLIYIITLDKDFCQLVTKNIKIYRPSFKGNPKKILGIEEIKEKFGVNNPKQVIDLWSMMGDSSDNIPGLPGIGEKNARKFIQKYGSLENFLNSTHDLRGKIKKNIEQNKELGFLSKRLATIVTNIPLFYFHDEKFYIKKPNWNSIEKIFLELEFRILLKKAYQYFLFRIG from the coding sequence ATGAATAATAAAAAATTATTTTTAATAGATACATATACAATCCTTTATCAAGGATATTATGCTTATATAAAGAATCCTCTTTGTACTTCCAAAGGCCTAAATACTTCTCCTATCCTAAATTTTACTTATTTGTTGATCAAAATCCTGAATGAAGAAAAACCTTCCTATATGGCTGCTATTTTTGATAGCAGTAAACAAACTATTCGTAAAAAAGAATACCATAAATATAAAGCTCATAGAAAAAAAACACCAAAAGATATTTCTATTTCTATTCCTTATATTATAAATATTTTAAAATCTTTTAGTGTTTCCTTTTTTTATGCTAAATATGGCTACGAAGCAGATGATCTTATCGGAACTATAGCAAATAAAGCAGAAAAAAAAGGATATCTAATTTATATAATTACTTTGGATAAAGATTTTTGCCAACTTGTCACAAAAAATATAAAAATTTACAGACCTTCTTTTAAAGGAAATCCAAAAAAAATATTAGGTATTGAAGAAATAAAAGAAAAGTTTGGGGTAAACAACCCAAAACAAGTTATAGATTTATGGAGTATGATGGGGGATTCTTCTGATAATATTCCAGGACTACCAGGAATAGGAGAAAAAAATGCTAGAAAATTTATTCAAAAATATGGAAGTCTTGAAAATTTTTTAAATTCCACTCATGATCTTCGCGGAAAAATTAAAAAAAATATTGAACAAAATAAAGAGTTAGGTTTTTTATCTAAAAGATTAGCAACTATTGTTACTAATATTCCTCTTTTCTATTTTCATGATGAAAAATTTTACATAAAAAAACCAAATTGGAATTCCATAGAAAAAATATTTTTGGAACTAGAATTTAGAATATTATTAAAAAAGGCCTATCAATATTTTCTTTTTAGAATTGGATAA
- the metG gene encoding methionine--tRNA ligase, translating into MKKSNKYTVTAAFPYANGPIHIGHLAGVYLPADIFVRFLRRKNKEVVFICGSDEHGVPITIQAKKENTTPKEIVNKYHFMIKDSFTNFGIHFDNYSRTSTIIHHEISTSFFKKLYQEKKIFEKVSEQYYDNEAKQFLADRYISGICPHCKKKDAYGDQCENCGSSLSSDELIDPRSTISGSLPVLKKTKHWYLPLNEYQDFLEKWILTDHKKDWKVNVYGQSKSWLDQGLQPRAITRDLNWGIPIPFSEELGKVLYVWFEATIGYISSTIEWANRKKIDWEPYWKDKNTRLIQFIGKDNIVFHCIIFPVILKACNLGYILPDKIIANEFLHLENEKISTSRNWGVWLHEYLEDFPNQQDSLRYILIANMPEKKDNNFNWKDFQIKNNTELVAILGNFVNRSITLIQKYNNGIIPNPGILSIRDQYILKKVKKYPENIGNLIESFRFRDALVCFMDLARIGNKYLTKEEPWKGPSTQRVETILYVSFQIVGMLAQLSELFLPYTAKKLLKMLRLKAFFWKKIENTEEILCPGHVLGKSILLFNKITNENVEKQLKKLEKRNI; encoded by the coding sequence ATGAAAAAATCAAATAAATATACAGTAACAGCGGCCTTTCCATATGCAAATGGCCCCATACATATAGGACATTTGGCGGGTGTTTATTTACCTGCAGATATTTTTGTTCGTTTTCTTAGACGAAAAAATAAAGAGGTTGTTTTTATATGTGGGTCGGATGAACATGGAGTCCCTATTACTATACAAGCGAAAAAGGAAAATACGACTCCTAAAGAAATAGTAAACAAATATCATTTCATGATTAAAGATAGCTTTACGAATTTTGGAATACATTTTGACAATTATTCCAGAACTTCTACCATTATTCATCACGAAATTTCGACTTCTTTTTTTAAAAAACTCTATCAAGAAAAAAAAATTTTTGAAAAAGTATCTGAACAATATTATGATAACGAAGCTAAACAATTTTTAGCAGATAGATATATATCCGGAATATGCCCTCATTGTAAAAAAAAGGATGCTTATGGAGATCAATGTGAAAATTGTGGTTCTTCGTTAAGTTCTGATGAATTAATAGATCCAAGATCTACTATAAGTGGTAGTTTACCCGTTTTAAAAAAAACCAAACATTGGTATTTACCTTTAAACGAATATCAAGATTTTTTAGAAAAATGGATTTTAACGGATCATAAAAAAGATTGGAAAGTCAATGTCTATGGACAATCAAAATCATGGTTAGATCAAGGATTACAACCTCGTGCTATAACAAGAGATCTGAATTGGGGGATTCCTATTCCTTTTTCGGAAGAACTAGGAAAAGTTCTATATGTATGGTTTGAGGCGACCATAGGATATATTTCCTCTACTATAGAATGGGCAAATCGTAAAAAAATAGACTGGGAGCCTTATTGGAAAGATAAGAATACTAGATTAATTCAATTTATAGGAAAAGATAATATTGTATTTCATTGCATTATTTTTCCAGTTATACTTAAAGCGTGTAATCTTGGATATATTTTACCGGATAAGATTATTGCTAATGAATTTCTTCATTTAGAAAATGAGAAAATTTCTACTTCTAGAAATTGGGGCGTATGGCTACATGAATATTTAGAGGATTTTCCAAATCAACAGGATTCACTTCGTTATATTCTCATAGCCAACATGCCAGAGAAAAAAGATAATAATTTTAATTGGAAAGATTTTCAAATAAAAAATAATACGGAATTAGTAGCTATATTAGGAAATTTCGTTAATAGAAGTATAACTTTAATTCAAAAATATAATAATGGAATTATTCCAAATCCTGGAATCCTATCGATTAGGGATCAATATATTTTAAAAAAAGTAAAAAAATATCCAGAAAATATAGGTAATTTGATTGAATCCTTTCGATTTCGTGATGCTTTAGTATGTTTTATGGATTTGGCTAGGATTGGGAACAAGTATTTAACAAAAGAAGAACCTTGGAAAGGGCCATCTACTCAAAGAGTAGAAACCATTCTTTATGTCTCTTTCCAAATCGTTGGAATGTTAGCGCAATTATCAGAGCTTTTTCTTCCATATACAGCAAAAAAATTATTAAAAATGCTTCGTTTGAAAGCTTTTTTTTGGAAAAAAATAGAAAATACAGAAGAAATTTTATGTCCAGGACATGTATTGGGGAAATCCATATTGTTATTTAATAAAATAACAAATGAAAATGTTGAAAAACAACTAAAAAAATTAGAAAAAAGGAATATATGA